The sequence ACTTTCATGTTCCGGCAGGGAAATAAATTGTCTTGTCCTGGTTCGACATTCGATGATTGCTGTTTGGAAGACTGTATCCAATTTTTCTTTTGGAATAATAAATTGATTCCGGAATTGTTGATACCGTTCGCTGACCGTTCCTGTTCCTGCGGGAAGGAATTTATCAAGATCGCGAAGAATTCTTTTGAAGTGTGTTTCGGAATATTTTGGAGGAGTTGCATCGTATAATTTTTTCGCTTCATCATTAAACGAATAGTGGACACCCATCAGCATATTAATTTTTGCAGATGCGGCAGTCAGTTGTTTGTGCAAATATGATTTGCGAAGTGTCAGAAGCACATCTTTTTTGGGGACGCGAACCCGTTTCAACCGGGTGATGATCGCTTCGGTCCTGTCCAGTAAAGCTGTTAACTGGTACTTCATTTTTTTTGCCGATTCCTGCCAATCTCCACGTCCGTAATATGCATCTACATAGTCAGGGTCATGCTGGCCGATATCGAGCACTAAGCGAACATACTGTTCAGCAATATCATCCAATGTAATTGGGGGGTTCTTTTTTTGTGCGATGGAAATCATCGTGATAAAAAAAAATAGGAAGAATAGTTTCATAGTTGTACCAAATTGTTCGTGGATATCAAATTATTTTCGATGAACCATTGTCGGCGAGGATTGGTCAGTCGCCATCAAGATTATATTATTCACATTCACATGGGGAGGCCTGGTTGCCGCCCAGACGATCGATTCAGCAATATCTTCCGGTGTCAGCGGAGTTAATCCTTCGTACACTTTTTTTGCCCGTTCTTGATCTCCATGAAAACGCACGATACTGAAATCAGTTTCCACTAATCCGGGATCGATAGACGTTACGCGGATTGGAGTGCCAAGAAGATCCATTTTCATTCCTTGAGAAAGAGCATTCACCGCGAATTTCGTTGCAGCATAAACATTTCCTTTTGCATAGGTCCAATGTCCGGCAACGGAGCCGATATTGATGATATGTCCTTCGTTCCGTTTAATCATTCCCGGAAGCACTGCACGTGTTATGTACAACAATCCTTTTACATTTGTGTCGATCATTTCATCCCAGTCTTCAATCTTCGCATCCTGTATATTGTCCAATCCGCGGGAAAGTCCGGCATTATTGAGCAATACGGAAATACTTTTCCATTGGTCGGGAAGAGCGGCTAAGGCTTTTTCTACGTCGGATTGTTTCCTGACATCAAGTTGAAAAGCATATGAATCGATGTTGAATTGTTTTGTAAGATCGCTTGCAAGCGATTGAACTTTTTCATTCCGTCGTGCGCAGATGAGGATTCGGGCTCCGCATTCAGCAAATTTAACCGCAGTAGCTTTTCCAATTCCGGATGATGCTCCGGTAATAAAAACGATTTTATCTTTGAGGGGATTCATAGTATATGCTCAATGTTTATTTGGTTGAGGGAACTTATCATATTTTGTTGCGATATGCCAATCCCACAGGTGAATATTGAATGGAGAATCCCACAATTACTTGGTTTCTATTACCAAGGGCAGAAAATAACCCCGGCGAAAATCCCCAAATATCAATAACCCCGGGATAGAGATTTAGACGGAGTTTTTCATTGATTCGATTGGAAGCAATTACTGATGCTAACAGAGAATTCTCACGATCGTAGAAAATGCCTGCCATCCACCCTAATGTGACAGAGACAACGCGTGTACCGGAGGATGCATTTATCTTACGAAGCATCGTCTGCGTTGCTCCGACTGCCACGGTAATACTTTCATTGTTCGGTTGTAGGAATGAGAGTCCCAGCAATCCGTTATCTCCGAAATGATAGAACAGACTTGTTTTTGGTGCAAACGGAAGCTTGTATTTCATAACATAATAATGGCCGTGATTTTCCAGCGTGTTGAATTCAGGATTCCATGCAGGTTGCCCAGACCAAGAAGTCATGTTCAACGTTTTGCTGAAAAATTCTGCAACGGCATCGGAGGAAAAAAGAATTGCTCCCGTTAGGTTGAAAAAATAAATATCGGCAATCGGATCGACATTCGGTCCGACATAATTAGTATTTTCAATCGTTTCATTTACAAAGTGATATGTTGCGACGGTGAGTCCGGCAAAGAATGAAGGATACGGAATTTCGTGAAACGTAAACCATTCATACATCATGCGTGCATCAAATCCACCGCCGATGAAATGTAATGTATAGTTGGGAAACCATTGCGCCTTATCAATTTTAAAACTCGTCGGAAAAAGTTCTTGTCCGATAAATTTTCCCCAACCGAATTTATTTATCTGTGTGAATGGATCGGAAAGATTGTTATAGACATTCCGTGCACCGATTCCAATTTTCAATGTGGAGAGATTACGAGTGTGCGGTAAGGCTTGCAGAATGTCAAATCCGGCGTTAACGATTAATGATCCTGGATTGATCAGTGATTCTGAACCGAAATTTTTTCCGTGATAGAAATAGAATTGTTCCTGGGAAAAAGTTGTTCCGCACAGTAAAAACAAAATTGCAACAGCATTCAAATATCTCATTGACGATAAGATACGATTG is a genomic window of Bacteroidota bacterium containing:
- a CDS encoding SDR family oxidoreductase, translating into MNPLKDKIVFITGASSGIGKATAVKFAECGARILICARRNEKVQSLASDLTKQFNIDSYAFQLDVRKQSDVEKALAALPDQWKSISVLLNNAGLSRGLDNIQDAKIEDWDEMIDTNVKGLLYITRAVLPGMIKRNEGHIINIGSVAGHWTYAKGNVYAATKFAVNALSQGMKMDLLGTPIRVTSIDPGLVETDFSIVRFHGDQERAKKVYEGLTPLTPEDIAESIVWAATRPPHVNVNNIILMATDQSSPTMVHRK